GAGTGGTGGGCGCTTTGCCGCGACGGGGCGACGCCGGTGGTGGACGACGAGGACCGCGCGTTCGTGGACGAGGCGCTGGCGATGCTGGGCGAACCGCCCTACGACGCCGATACCTGGGGCGCGTGGACCGGCGCGGTCAAGGACAAGACCGGGCGCAAGGGCAAGGCGCTGTTCATGCCGCTCAGGAAAGCCGTCACCGGCCGCGCCCGCGGCCCCGAGATGGCCGACCTGATGCCGTTGTTGCAGAAGAAGCCGGGCTAGAGGGCACGAGGTCCGGCCCCGGTCCGGGGCCGGTCCCTAGATGTTCTCGACGCGCGGCATGCCCAGCACGTGATAGCCGCCGTCCACGGTGATGATCTCGCCCGTGGTGCAGGCGCCATGGTCGGACGCCAGGTAGACCGCCGTCCCCCCGATGCAGTCCAGCGTCGCGTTCTGCCGCAGGGGCGCGTTCATCTCGGTATGGCGGAAGGTCTTGCGCCCGCCGCCGATGGCCGCGCCCGCCAGCGTCTTCATCGGGCCGGGCGAGATGGCGTTGACCCGGATCCCCTCGGGGCCGAGGTCGGAGGCCAGATAGCGCACCGTCGATTCCAGCGCCGCCTTGGCCACGCCCATCACGTTGTAGAACGGCGTCACCCGGTTCGAGCCCTGGTAGGTCATCGTCAGGATCGTGCCGCCGTTCGGCATCAGCGGCTGGGCGCGCCGCGCCACGTCGATCAGCGAGTAGCAGGAGATCGCCAGCGAATTCTTGAAGTTCTCGCGCGTGGTGTTGATGAACCGGCCCGTCAGCTCGTTCTTGTCGGAATAGGCGATGGCGTGCACCACGAAGTCGAGCGTGCCCCATTCGTTCTCAAGCCGGTCGAAGGCCCGCTCCAGCGAGGCGTCGTCGGTCACATCCACATCGACCAGCAAGGACGACCCGACGCTTTCGGCCAGGGGCGCCACCCGCTTGCCGAAATTCTCGCCCTGGTAGGAAAACGCCAGTTCCGCCCCTTCCTCGGCCAGCGCCTTGGCAATGCCCCAGGCGATCGATCGGTCATTGGCGACACCCATGACGAGGCCGCGCTTTCCCTTCATCAGTTCCGGCATCGGCCCTACCCCTGATACTTGCTCATCACCAGGGTGGCGTTGGTACCGCCGAACCCGAAGCTGTTGGACAGCACGCTGTCGATTTCCAGGCCCTCGCGCAGCTCGGTCACGATCTCGCCCTCGCGAATCTCGGGGTCGAGCTCGGTGATGTTGGCCGAGGCCGCGATGAAGCCCTTTTCCATCATGATCAGCGAATAGATCGCCTCGTGCACGCCGGTCGCGCCCAGGCTGTGGCCGGTCAGCGACTTGGTCGAGGCGATGGGCGGCATCGCGTCCTCGCCGAAGACATCGCGCACCGCCTTCACCTCCACCACGTCGCCTGCCACCGTCGAGGTGCCATGGGCGTTGATGTAGTCGATCCTGCGGCCCTCGGGCAGGGTGTCCACCGCCAGCCGCATCGAGCGT
This genomic window from Rhodovulum sp. ES.010 contains:
- a CDS encoding enoyl-ACP reductase, which produces MPELMKGKRGLVMGVANDRSIAWGIAKALAEEGAELAFSYQGENFGKRVAPLAESVGSSLLVDVDVTDDASLERAFDRLENEWGTLDFVVHAIAYSDKNELTGRFINTTRENFKNSLAISCYSLIDVARRAQPLMPNGGTILTMTYQGSNRVTPFYNVMGVAKAALESTVRYLASDLGPEGIRVNAISPGPMKTLAGAAIGGGRKTFRHTEMNAPLRQNATLDCIGGTAVYLASDHGACTTGEIITVDGGYHVLGMPRVENI